The Paenibacillus dendritiformis region ACTTTGCCCAACCATTGGGCTCGCAATTTGTCAGATGATCCCCTTATCGGACCAAGCTCGGTAACTCGTACGGGAGATACACCGCAAAATTTCAATATGTTGCGTTTCATCACATTGTATTCTGCATTTCCATATGCCAACTTGTTGTACCAGGCGGGGGCGTCCGCGGTGACGATCAGATGCGCGGATTTGCCGGTTAAGAGCTTTTCCACCGTCAAAGAGTTTTTGCGGTATTTGTAAGCGAAGCCCGGCAGAAAGACCCGGTCAATAAATCCTTTGAGGATGGCCGGCATCACGCCCCACCATGTAGGATACACAAAGACAAGGTGATCCGCCCATTGGATGAGCTTCTGCGCTTCGACGAGATCCTCCTCCAGTTCCGTTCTTTTGCGGTAACCGAACTGTAAGTTCGGGTTAAATGTGATCTTGCTCAAATCAATCGATCGAACCTGAGCCTTGCTGCCCGAGGCCCCTTTCCTATAAGCGTCGGACAAGGCCGAACAGAAGCTCTGCGGGTCGGGGTGTCCGTTAATCACGAGAATATTCGATTTCATTTCCGTTCCTCCTCCTGGCTATTGACTCTCTGCATCAACTGGTCTGAATCGCTGCGTGCGATATAATATAGGGGTGCAAAGACTATTACCAGCATAGAGCGAACGGACAGATAAATGAATGCTGAACAGCGCAATCCTCTTGCTGATTCGCGCAAAGGAGGAAGGGAGATTGAAGAGCCAGGGCATAGCCATCTCCATGTTATATCCGATTATGAAAACTATTGTTAACAAAGGATATGAAATCGAGAATTATTGCCGTTATGCTTCGTTTGACAGCAGCCTGTTGCAAGAGGTGGAGGCTCGGATTACCGATGAGGAATTGGAGCGATTGATGATCGCAGCCGCGGAATTCACGCAAGACGATCATTTTGGCCTGCACCAGGGGCAGATGGTAGAGCCGGCCGACTTGGGCGTTCTTGGTTATGTGATGCTGCATTCTACAACCATTGCCGATGCGCTAACCGCTTATCAGAGATACAATGTGATTCTGTGTCACGCGTTCAATCTGGAATGGACCGTGGAGAGAGATGATGTTCTTATCCGGTTGTTTTTACAGCATTCCGGCCGAATGTCACGCCATTGTATCGAGGATATGGCGAGTTCGTTGTATCATTTGCTCGGCCGGCTCAGCAACCGGCGCATCTCGTTGCATGAGATTCAATATACGCATGATGCGCCGGCGGATACCCAACCCTATTTGCCGGTGTTTGGGAGAGTTCCCCGCTTTGGCGGGACAGACAATGTTCTGCGCATGAGCAAGGACGTGCTGAACTATCCGGTCATGTATTCCGATTCCAAGCTGCTGGAAGTATTTGAGACCCTTGCGCAGGAGACCAAGGATGAGTTGGCGCAGGCAAGCGCGTTTTCAGATCAGGTCGTGCAATGGATGATAACATGCGTGCCCTCCTTCTTCCCGACATTGCAGCAGACTGCTGAATATTTCGGATTCAGCGCGAGAACGCTTCAAAATAAATTGAAGGCAGAGAACACGTCCTTTAATGAATTGTCTATCCGGGTACGCAAGGAATTGGCTATGTGCTATTTGAAAAAAAGGAAGTATTCCGTCGGCGACATCGCCTATTTATTATCGTTTTCGGAGCCAAGCGCCTTTCACAACGCGTTCAAAAAGTGGACGGGATTAACACCGGGACAATATCGCTCAAGTGTTAACCGCCTGTCTTGAACATGATATTTTTCATGCTTGCCATTCTTACTTTTTGACATGTTATAATGAAAGTTAAAATGTGGGAGAGGGGTTATCCTATGCCAGTTGAGACGTTTAGAGCAACCGCACATTTGCAAAATGGGATGGTCGTAAAGGCGAAATCGAGAAACTTCGAGATGATGATCGATGAACCGAAATCGCTGGGCGGCACCGATACCGCCATGAATCCGGTGGAGGTCGTGCTCTGCGCATTGGGGGCCTGCCAGTCCATCGTCGCGAGAGCCTATGCGCGCAAGTTCAAGATCGATCTTGAGGAGTTCTGGGTGGAAGTGGAAGGGGATCTGGATACGGACGGCTTTATGAACAAGTCGGATGTGCGCCGCGGATACTCGGAAATCCGCTACAATATTCATATCAAAAGCAATGCCTCCTACGAGCAAGCGAAGGAATTCATAGAGTTCATTGAACGCACGTGCCCGGTCGGCGACACGATCAACAACCCGGTGCGTCTCGTCTTGAATGACATTGTTTTAGAATAGAAAAGTCCGAGCCTCCTTACTTATTGGGCAACCTCTAACAGGAGGCTCATTTCATTTGCATTATTCGAACACAACCTGTGTTACCGGAGGGATTTGAAATGAACCATCTGCTTCTGCATGAAAATTTTATGGACGAGCGACTCAACGTCAATTTGAATTGGTTCTCGCCGCCCAAAGCGTGGTCCATCGACACGAGTTCATCTCAATTCATCGTTCAGACCAAGCAAGAAACCGACTTTTGGCAAAAAACGCATTATGGATTTCAAGCGGATAACGGCCATTTTCTCTATGCCGAAGTGAGAGGCAACTTCAGGCTGACCACCAAAGTTCATTCTTTTCCTGTCCATCGCTATGACCAGGCCGGGGTGATGGTGCGATATTCGCCAACTACATGGATGAAGTCATCGGTAGAGTATATTCCAGACAGCCCGAATAAGCTTGGTGCCGTGGTGACGAATCACGGCTATTCCGATTGGTCGACGCAAGAGACGGACGATGGAGACGCGCCGCTCTATTTTCGGATTTCAAGAATCGGCGATGATTTCTATGCCGATTATTCGCTGGACGGGCTGGCCTGGAGGCAGCTCCGCATGGCCCATCTGTTCGCGCAGGCGGACCAACCTGTTCAGGCCGGCATCTATGCGTGCAGTCCGGAGGGAGAAGGCTATGAGGCGCATTTTGAATTTTTGAAAATAGAAGCGCTATCCGACGATAGAACGCAGGCATATACATAGAACAGGCCAGTAGGCGGATATCCGGACTTTACCCCGGACTCTAATCGCAGTGGCTGCTCCCCGCCTCGCTGTCCTCTGCTGCGATGCCGTAGCGGGCGAGCGCCTTCGCCGCGCTTTCGCGCATGCGCCGCTGCAGCTTTTCTCCTTCCACGATGCGGACCCGCTTGCCGAGGAAGCGGATTTTGGACAGCACATACTCGCATTCATCGCCCAGGAAGGTGAGCCGAATCCGGTAGGTGTCCTCCTCGTCCGCATAGTCCACTTCCTTCTCGAAGCAGGAGAAGGCATACATGATCCGGGACAGCTCCCGGTTGTACATCCGGACGACCTCGATCACGGCGTGCTCCTT contains the following coding sequences:
- a CDS encoding NAD(P)H-dependent oxidoreductase, whose protein sequence is MKSNILVINGHPDPQSFCSALSDAYRKGASGSKAQVRSIDLSKITFNPNLQFGYRKRTELEEDLVEAQKLIQWADHLVFVYPTWWGVMPAILKGFIDRVFLPGFAYKYRKNSLTVEKLLTGKSAHLIVTADAPAWYNKLAYGNAEYNVMKRNILKFCGVSPVRVTELGPIRGSSDKLRAQWLGKVNQLGSKLA
- a CDS encoding AraC family transcriptional regulator, with protein sequence MKTIVNKGYEIENYCRYASFDSSLLQEVEARITDEELERLMIAAAEFTQDDHFGLHQGQMVEPADLGVLGYVMLHSTTIADALTAYQRYNVILCHAFNLEWTVERDDVLIRLFLQHSGRMSRHCIEDMASSLYHLLGRLSNRRISLHEIQYTHDAPADTQPYLPVFGRVPRFGGTDNVLRMSKDVLNYPVMYSDSKLLEVFETLAQETKDELAQASAFSDQVVQWMITCVPSFFPTLQQTAEYFGFSARTLQNKLKAENTSFNELSIRVRKELAMCYLKKRKYSVGDIAYLLSFSEPSAFHNAFKKWTGLTPGQYRSSVNRLS
- a CDS encoding OsmC family protein is translated as MPVETFRATAHLQNGMVVKAKSRNFEMMIDEPKSLGGTDTAMNPVEVVLCALGACQSIVARAYARKFKIDLEEFWVEVEGDLDTDGFMNKSDVRRGYSEIRYNIHIKSNASYEQAKEFIEFIERTCPVGDTINNPVRLVLNDIVLE
- a CDS encoding DUF1349 domain-containing protein; this translates as MNHLLLHENFMDERLNVNLNWFSPPKAWSIDTSSSQFIVQTKQETDFWQKTHYGFQADNGHFLYAEVRGNFRLTTKVHSFPVHRYDQAGVMVRYSPTTWMKSSVEYIPDSPNKLGAVVTNHGYSDWSTQETDDGDAPLYFRISRIGDDFYADYSLDGLAWRQLRMAHLFAQADQPVQAGIYACSPEGEGYEAHFEFLKIEALSDDRTQAYT